The DNA segment TACCTTTTAACTCGTCTTTAGGGGTTGGTAAAAACACATTTTGTGTGAAGGATTTTTTACCTCTTTGAATTTTTTCCAATAACATCAATAATGCAATAAAAACAAGCAAAGCTACGCTTAAAGCTACCGCACTAACCTCATCACCTCCACTTCCCCAAGTCCTAAAAATACCAGCACTAAAAGTATCTACACCAAAATATGCAACCAAACCATAATCACTCAAAGTTTCCATTGCAACTAAAAGTAAAGATGAGATTATACCAATACGACAAAAGGGTAGAATAATTCTAAAAAAAGTTTTTAAATTCGAAGCTTTGAGAATTTTCGCACTTAAAATAATACTTCCAAGCCCATGAGAAAAAGAATTTTTAGCAAAAAAATACACATAAGGATAAAGTGCAAAAGACAAAATAACAATGACTCCATAAGAATTCATTATATCAATCCGTCTTTCAATACCTAAAAAAGTAGGAATTAAGCCTTTAAATTCAAATAAATCAATCCAGACAAAACCCATCACATAAGATGGTATAGCTAGAGGTAAAATCAAAAACCATTCAAAAAATTTAGAACCAAAAAATTTATAAAAAGAAATCAAATAAGCACTTACTAAACCTAACACTAAACAGAGTATTAAAGTGCCAAACAAAATTATAGCACTACCATATACATAACGTGGTAAGACATTTTTACTTAAATGTTCTAAAGTACCAATATCTATAAATGGAATATGTAATACAATAGCCAACATAGGCAAAATTATAAGAATACATAAAAAAAAGGTGGGCAAAAGCCACCTTAAACTTAAAAATTTCAAATTCTATTTTTCCTTATCATTTCCAATCAACTTCATCAAATATCATTAAAGCTTCTTTAGCGTTACCCCAATAAGCTTCGAAATTTGGTTTTTCTGATTTAAAATCACCCCAAGATTGTAAAATTTTAGCTGGTTTTACTTCTTTATTGACTGGGTATTCATAATTTTGATTTGTTAGAATTTCTTGAGCTTCTTTTGAAAGCATAAATTCAATAAATTTAATGGCTGCTTCTTTATTTTTAGAAGTTTTTAAAACACCTATACCGCTCACATTAATATGTGTTCCTCTATCATCTTGATTAGGAAAAATCACTTTTACAGAATTTGCAGCTTCTATATCTTGTGGATTTTTAGAATTCGCTAAATGTCCTAAATAATAACTATTTGAAATAGCTACATCACCTTCTTTTGCATAAATAGCACGAATTTGATCGCGATCACCGCCTTTTGGAGTACGAGCTAAATTTTTAGCAATACCGCTTGCCCATTCTTTTGCTTTTTCTTTACCTAAAGTATCTATCATAGCACCCAATAAAGAGATATTATAAACATTATTTGAGCTTCTTACTAAAACTTTACCTTTAAATTTTGGATCAGTTAAATCTTCATAAGTTTTAATTTCTCCATCTTTAATTCTATCTTTAGATGCAATAATAATCCTAGCTCTTGTGGTAAAAGCATACCATTGGTTATTTTTACCTCTTAATTCTTTAGGAGAAAGTTTTTCTAATTCTGGAGAATCAACAGAAACAAAAAGATCACTTGTACGAACTTGCTCCAAATTTCCAGCATCAGCAGTCATAAACAAATCTGCTTTTGAATTTTTACCTTCAACTTCTAATCTCTTAGCAAGTTCATTAGCTTTAGCTTGCACTACATTAATACTAATCCCTGTTTTTTCTTGAAATAATTTAAAAATTCCTTTATCAGCATCATAATGTCTATGAGAATAAATCGTAAGTTCTTGAGCACTTAAACTAACAGCGGCCAATAATGACAATAAAACTAACTTTGTTTTCATTTTAACTTTCCTTAAAAATTAATATTTTGAAATTGATAAGGATTATTATATTATATTTGTCTTTGCATTCGCTTAAGTAAGACATATTAATAATTTCTCATATCTAATTTTAAAAATTAACATTAATCAAGATATTTTATCTCTTATTTTTATACAATATGTAAAAATTTAACACAAGGAAAGTAAATGACTAAAGAAGAAATTCAAATTATCAAAGATTGCGTACCGATTTTACAACAAAATGGTGAAGTACTTACAAGAGAATTTTATAAAATTATGTTTGAAGAATATCCTCAAGTAAAACCTATGTTTAATATGGATAAACAAAATTCGGGAGAGCAACCAAAGGCTTTAGCTTTAGCTATTTTAACAGCTGCTAAAAATATAGAAAATTTAGAAAACATGAGATCTTTTGTAGATAAAGTAGCCATTACTCATACAAATTTAAATGTTAAAGAAGAACATTACCCTATAGTTGGAGCTTGTCTTTTAAAAGCTATAAAAGTTATACTAAATGCTGATGATACAACGCTTAAAGCATGGGAAAAAGCATATGGAATTATTGCTAAATTTTATATAGATATAGAAAAAGAAATTTATGCAAAAAATCAATAATCTTAGGTTAGAGCCTAAGATTATTTTCTTTAATATTTAAAATTTCTCTACTACATTTTTTGCGATATTTTTTATATCTCCTTGTAATTCTTGAATATACCCATCTTGAGCAAGCAAAATTCTATCAGCTATATCAAAATAAGTATCATCATGAGTGATTGCAAAGATGGTAATACCTTTTTGTTTTAAAAGTGGTAATAATTTTTGGTAAAAAAATTTTCTAAACATAGGATCTTGATCAGCTGCCCATTCATCTAGTATCAAAATATCTTTTTTTTCAAGTAAAGCAACTAACATAGCTAAGCGTTTTTTTTGCCCTGCTGAAAGCTTTATAGTGCTAAAATTATCTTCTATAAGTTCTATTTTTTCATCAAGTTCTAAAATTTCTAGCCAATATTTTAAATCTTCTTCTAAAAAATTTTCATCTCTTAAAATTTTTGTAAATAAATGAAAATCACTAAAAATAGCGCTGATTAAAGCTCTATATTTGTATATGTTTTTTAAATTTATTTCCTCATTATCCAAATAAAGCTTCCCATTAAAATTAGTAAAAAGTCCCGCTAAAATCATAGAAAAAGTTGATTTACCGCTACCATTTTTACCTATTAAAAATACAGTATCACCTTTTTGTAATTCAAAATTTATAGGTTTTAAAGAAAATTTTTCACCATAAGCAAAACAAACGTCTTTAAAAACTATTTTTTTCCATTGAATTTTTTTATTTATAATTTTAAAATCTTGTCTATATTCTTGCAAATTAAGCTTTGCAATTTTATCTAAAGCTATTTTTGCCATCAAAATAGTAGGAAAACTTCCTATCATAGATACTAAAGGAGTTCTTAAAAAAAGTATACTTAAAGCTATCGTCGTAGCATTTTCAATACCAGTAAGTTTATATGTTAAAACTATATAAAATTCAACCCCAACCAAAGCTAGCATTGCACTATTGCTCCAATTATTTGACAAAATATGTAAAACATTTCCTATGGTTGAGTTTTTCTTTTTTTTCAATGCATTAAATTCAAATTCACTTTCATAATATTGTTTTGCTCTTAGTGGATTTAAAGTAAGTTCATTATGACCTTGTAAAATATTTTGATAATTTTTTTGTAAAGCATCATCATTTTCCCTTGCACGCTTAAAATAAAAATATACTTTACTCATCAAAAAATGATTTATTACAAATACAAAGACTATCCAAACAAAACATAATAAAAAAATTTCAAAAGAAAGATATGCTATATAAGCACTTGTACAAAATATCAAAACGCTAGATTGGATAAATTCTGGAAAACGCAAAAGCCCAAAAGAAATACTCCTTACATCATTGTTTAAAGATGCAAGTATTCTTGCTTTAGTGGTATTTAATATATTTAAAATACTAGTATCTAAAATTTGCTTTACTACCCTTCTTTGCATTTTAAAAATGAATTTTTGGCCAAAAGAACTAAGAGAAATTTCCACAAAAGATGAACTAAGAAAAAATAAAATTAACAAAAATGCAAAATACACTATAATATTGGGATTTTCAAGATTTGATTTCAGTAAAAATTCATTAATAAATACTAAAGTCAAAACACCAATTAAACTTGTGATAATGCTAAAAAATAAAAAAATAAAAATTTTTATTTTGTTTTCTTTAAATAAAGTTAAAATAAAGCTCAAACTAATTACCACTTAATATATATATTTTACCTGCTAGATCTTTGAAAGATTTAGAATTGACTAAATTTTGACAAGATTTTGATTTAGAAGTGCTATGGTATGTTTCCTCGCTTAGCTTCTTTAAAAGTTCATCTAATTGAACTTTTAAATTTTGATTTTTGGGGTCTTTTAAAAGTTCATTTTTTAAATTTGCTATAGTTTGAAATTTGCTACCTGATCCTACACTAACACCCATAAGTAAAACACTTTCTTTATCTGCAAAAGTTATTTTAACACACTGCTCATCATTTCCTACGCTAAAATCAAGCTCTTGCGTTGTGTTGTGCAAACTAGACAAATCTACATTTTTAATATTAGAAATATTACTCATTAAAGCCACACTTGAAAGCTCTTCATTTTTTAAGACATAATTGTTAATATCATTGATAAAAATTTTAAGATTACTTAAAGCTTGTATAGCACTTGCCTCATCTTTACTTGTACCAAGTTTTGGCAAAGCTATAGCGGCTAAAACTCCTAATATAATCACGACAAATACAAGTTCCATGATTGTAAAAGCTTTTTTCATAACAAGCCTTGTAAATTTTGTACTTTTGGATTAATTAATTCTTGTGAAATATCCACAAAATCTTTTCTTTCATAAGCATCACAAGCTGCTCTTGCTATCATCAATGCATTATCAGAACAATATTCAAGCGGAGCTAATAAAAGTTCGCACATATATTCTTTACACAAAAGTTCGACTTGATTTCTCAAAGTCAAGTTTGCACTAGCTCCACCAACTATACCAAAACGCTTAAAATGATATTTTTGAAAAATTTTAGTAAGTTTATGCATAATATGCAATATAGCAGATTTTTGAAAGGCATAGGCAATATGACTTTTTTTATAATCTGTTAATTCTTCTTTTAAAATCTCTAACCTAACTTGATTTTTCAATCCAGAAAAACTAAAATTTAATTCTTTAGAATGAAGTAAAGGTATGCTAAATTCCAAAACAACATCACTTGCTTTTTTAGCTAACTTTTCTACAACAGCACCACCAGGATATCCCAAACCCATCATCTTAGCAACTTTATCAAAACTCTCACCAAAACTATCATCACTTGTTCTTGCAAGTTCAATCATTTTTCCTTGTTGATCCACAAAAAGCACCATAGTATGACCACCACTAACAAGCAAAATTCCCATATCAGTCTGAATTTGTTCTTTTAAAAATAAAGAAAAAATATGACCTTTCAAATGATTAACAGCAATAAGAGGTAAATCTAAACTCAATGCAAGCATTTTGGCCATACAAATTCCACCAATCAAACTCACACTAAGCCCTGGCTCGTTTGTAACAGCTATAGCGCATAAATTATCAAAATATATTTTACACTCATCAAGAATTTTAGGTAAAGCTTGAGTATGTAATCTTGCCGCAAGTTCTGGCACTACTCCACCATATTTACTATGTTCATTTTCTTGAGATATTTTTCTATAAAAAACACATTCATAAGTATTTTTATTTATAATTGCAATAGAACTATCATCACAGGAACTTTCTATAGCTAAAATAAGATTTTTCATTCAAATTCCACCAAAATCATTCCAAGAAATTTATCTTTTTGATCTGTTTTGTCTATAAGGGCATAGGGTATATTTGCATCTTTTATTTCTTTTGTGTGGTTGCTATACATTAAAACTTGTTCATCTAGATGCGCATTCTTCAACTCATAAAATTCCACCCTATAAATTTTTCTTTTTCTATCTAAAGAATATTTACTTTGCATCTGATTTTTGTGAATTAATATCCCACTTTCATCACTACCTCTATCAAAACCTATAATATTAACTCTCACCCCATTAATAGCAGGAATTTCAAAATTGTTTTTAACTAAAACCTTATTAGCAAAATGACTTTGTATAATTTGACCATCTACTATCAACTGCACATTGTCTAATGCGTTTGAAAATTCAAAATATTCAGGATAAATTCTAGTTTGCAATCGGTTCCCATAATTTACAGAATATGAATTTTTTCCAGCAACAACTGCTGTGATTTCATTACTAGCCTCATAATCTAAGGTCTGATTAACAGGAAAAGGTAAAAAATTAATAGTAGGATTTGGACGATCAAGTACAAGTAAAATTTTATCATTAAAAAGTTTCACTTCCAAAGGTTTTTCTATGGCTTGATATACTCCTTTTGGGGTTAACTCAAAAGTTCTAGTAAATTCTATATTAGCTTTTTTTAGATAATACTCTACTGCTAAAAGATGATAATATACTCTAAGATGAGTAGGTAAATTTTTACTTGCTTCATTTGCAAAAGCAGCTTTATGATTAGATACAACAAAATAAGTCAAAGCTTTAAGCATTTCTTTATCATTAGTTTCTTGTGTTTTTGTATTTTTTAAATGATATTGATGTTCTTCTTTAACTAAAGCTTTATTAATATTTTCAACAGCTTCATTTGCAATACTTTCTAAATCAGCATATTTTGTAGAATTTACTTCACTTTGATCAATGATACTAGTATTTCCCCATCTATTTGGATTTTTATCTTTGCTTTCGTATTGTGGTCTATAAAAACCACTTCCATCATGTAAATTTATAACCATATTAATTTCTGGATTTAAAATAAGCTTTTTAATACGTTCTATAGTAAAATAATCAGGATCATCTTTACTAATATGAGCAAATTTTCTATTTAAATCGCCAAAATTTCCCCTATTTCTTGCAATAATACTTTCAAAAGCTAAATTAGGCGCTACAATTATTTTTCCTTTAGTGATATTATAATCACTCAAAAGCAAGCTTGCTGCATGAAAACCACCAGGTTCGTCACCTTGAATACCTCCAAGAATTAAAACGGTATTATTATCATCTAAACTTACTCCATTTTCTTTAACACTAAAATCTAAAGCTAAAACCAAATTTATAAACATACATATACATATAAAAAATCTCACTAAATTCCCCTATCTAAATACAATTTTACTTGCATATCATATTCAAATACATCATCAATGCTTTCAATTTTTGGCACACCAAAATGATCAAGTGCTCTAAAAATACCTTTTGCTATATCTAAAAATCCCACTTTTTCTTCTAAAAATTTATATACCATATATTCATTAGCACTATTTATAATAACGCCAATATCAGGATATTTTAAAATTTCGTCTTTTAATGTAAATATAGGATATTTTTTTAAACTAATTTTTTTAAATTTTAAATTTTGTATCTTTGATAAATTAAGTGGTTCTATAAAATTTTTATTATGAAATTTTAAAATAGCTTGAGCTATAGATAAGCACATATTTGCATGAGAAAAATATGCGCTAATTCCCCCATCTTCAAATTCACACAAAGCATGCACTAAAGACTTTCTTTCTATCAAAGCATCAATATTTTTCATACCATACAAATGATAAGCTTCTATAATTTCAAAAAGCTTATTACACATACTCGCACTATCTATAGTAATCTTAGCTCCCATAGACCAATTAGGATGCTTTAA comes from the Campylobacter insulaenigrae NCTC 12927 genome and includes:
- a CDS encoding Fe(3+) ABC transporter substrate-binding protein yields the protein MKTKLVLLSLLAAVSLSAQELTIYSHRHYDADKGIFKLFQEKTGISINVVQAKANELAKRLEVEGKNSKADLFMTADAGNLEQVRTSDLFVSVDSPELEKLSPKELRGKNNQWYAFTTRARIIIASKDRIKDGEIKTYEDLTDPKFKGKVLVRSSNNVYNISLLGAMIDTLGKEKAKEWASGIAKNLARTPKGGDRDQIRAIYAKEGDVAISNSYYLGHLANSKNPQDIEAANSVKVIFPNQDDRGTHINVSGIGVLKTSKNKEAAIKFIEFMLSKEAQEILTNQNYEYPVNKEVKPAKILQSWGDFKSEKPNFEAYWGNAKEALMIFDEVDWK
- the cgb gene encoding single-domain globin Cgb, whose translation is MTKEEIQIIKDCVPILQQNGEVLTREFYKIMFEEYPQVKPMFNMDKQNSGEQPKALALAILTAAKNIENLENMRSFVDKVAITHTNLNVKEEHYPIVGACLLKAIKVILNADDTTLKAWEKAYGIIAKFYIDIEKEIYAKNQ
- the dxr gene encoding 1-deoxy-D-xylulose-5-phosphate reductoisomerase codes for the protein MILLGSTGSIGVNTLFIAECEKISIEALSCGKNIKLLNEQIAKFKPKFVCIQDPKDKILVNHDKVFCSQDGLKDMISQCKSDLVVNAIVGFAGLNSSLMAQKLGKSLALANKESLVVAGKFFDVSKIRAIDSEHAALKCLIDKRKDIKKLYITASGGAFYKYKIKDLKYVSPKEALKHPNWSMGAKITIDSASMCNKLFEIIEAYHLYGMKNIDALIERKSLVHALCEFEDGGISAYFSHANMCLSIAQAILKFHNKNFIEPLNLSKIQNLKFKKISLKKYPIFTLKDEILKYPDIGVIINSANEYMVYKFLEEKVGFLDIAKGIFRALDHFGVPKIESIDDVFEYDMQVKLYLDRGI
- a CDS encoding type II secretion system protein, with the translated sequence MKKAFTIMELVFVVIILGVLAAIALPKLGTSKDEASAIQALSNLKIFINDINNYVLKNEELSSVALMSNISNIKNVDLSSLHNTTQELDFSVGNDEQCVKITFADKESVLLMGVSVGSGSKFQTIANLKNELLKDPKNQNLKVQLDELLKKLSEETYHSTSKSKSCQNLVNSKSFKDLAGKIYILSGN
- a CDS encoding M99 family carboxypeptidase catalytic domain-containing protein, translating into MRFFICICMFINLVLALDFSVKENGVSLDDNNTVLILGGIQGDEPGGFHAASLLLSDYNITKGKIIVAPNLAFESIIARNRGNFGDLNRKFAHISKDDPDYFTIERIKKLILNPEINMVINLHDGSGFYRPQYESKDKNPNRWGNTSIIDQSEVNSTKYADLESIANEAVENINKALVKEEHQYHLKNTKTQETNDKEMLKALTYFVVSNHKAAFANEASKNLPTHLRVYYHLLAVEYYLKKANIEFTRTFELTPKGVYQAIEKPLEVKLFNDKILLVLDRPNPTINFLPFPVNQTLDYEASNEITAVVAGKNSYSVNYGNRLQTRIYPEYFEFSNALDNVQLIVDGQIIQSHFANKVLVKNNFEIPAINGVRVNIIGFDRGSDESGILIHKNQMQSKYSLDRKRKIYRVEFYELKNAHLDEQVLMYSNHTKEIKDANIPYALIDKTDQKDKFLGMILVEFE
- the tsaD gene encoding tRNA (adenosine(37)-N6)-threonylcarbamoyltransferase complex transferase subunit TsaD; amino-acid sequence: MKNLILAIESSCDDSSIAIINKNTYECVFYRKISQENEHSKYGGVVPELAARLHTQALPKILDECKIYFDNLCAIAVTNEPGLSVSLIGGICMAKMLALSLDLPLIAVNHLKGHIFSLFLKEQIQTDMGILLVSGGHTMVLFVDQQGKMIELARTSDDSFGESFDKVAKMMGLGYPGGAVVEKLAKKASDVVLEFSIPLLHSKELNFSFSGLKNQVRLEILKEELTDYKKSHIAYAFQKSAILHIMHKLTKIFQKYHFKRFGIVGGASANLTLRNQVELLCKEYMCELLLAPLEYCSDNALMIARAACDAYERKDFVDISQELINPKVQNLQGLL
- a CDS encoding multidrug ABC transporter permease/ATP-binding protein translates to MSFILTLFKENKIKIFIFLFFSIITSLIGVLTLVFINEFLLKSNLENPNIIVYFAFLLILFFLSSSFVEISLSSFGQKFIFKMQRRVVKQILDTSILNILNTTKARILASLNNDVRSISFGLLRFPEFIQSSVLIFCTSAYIAYLSFEIFLLCFVWIVFVFVINHFLMSKVYFYFKRARENDDALQKNYQNILQGHNELTLNPLRAKQYYESEFEFNALKKKKNSTIGNVLHILSNNWSNSAMLALVGVEFYIVLTYKLTGIENATTIALSILFLRTPLVSMIGSFPTILMAKIALDKIAKLNLQEYRQDFKIINKKIQWKKIVFKDVCFAYGEKFSLKPINFELQKGDTVFLIGKNGSGKSTFSMILAGLFTNFNGKLYLDNEEINLKNIYKYRALISAIFSDFHLFTKILRDENFLEEDLKYWLEILELDEKIELIEDNFSTIKLSAGQKKRLAMLVALLEKKDILILDEWAADQDPMFRKFFYQKLLPLLKQKGITIFAITHDDTYFDIADRILLAQDGYIQELQGDIKNIAKNVVEKF